AAGGCTCGCGCAATGGGTAGCCCGCATCGCGAGCCATCGCCCGCCGGGCGTGATCGACGAGGCCGCGCTGTACCACGGCAACCTGGTCAGCGGCATGGTCCGCGCCGATGCGATCGAATGAAGCCTATCCCCGTCAGGAGTCACCACATGCCGCAAACCGTCAACCTCAATGCCGATCTGGGCGAGAGCTTCGGCGCCTGGACCATGGGATCCGACCGCGAACTCCTGCGGTCGGTGAATTCGGCGAACGTGGCCTGCGGTTTCCATGCCGGCGACCCGCTGGTGATGCGAAACACGCTGCGGCTCGCGAAGGCGGCCGGCGTCAGCGTCGGCGCGCATCCGTCGTTTCCCGACCTGCAGGGCTTCGGGCGCCGGCGCATGCAGCTCGATCCGGCCGAGCTCGAGGCGGTGCTGATCTATCAGATCGCCGCGCTCGACGGCATGGCACGTACCGAGGGCCTGCGCATTGGCCATGTGAAGGCGCATGGTGCCTTGAGCAACATGGCCTGCGCCGACCCGGCGCTGGCGCGCACCGTGGCGCGCGCGGTCGCCGCGTACGACGCCAGGCTGATCCTGCTGGCGCCGGCGCTTTCGTGCCTGTGCAGCGCCGGGCGCGAGGCCGGGCTCGCGGTGGCCGAGGAAATCTTCGCCGACCGCGCCTACCTCGACGACGGCCAGCTCGTGCCGCGCAGCCGGCCCGACGCGATGATCCACGGCGCGGCGCAGTCGCTCGCGCATGTCGAGGCGATGCTCGCCGAGCAGGCGATCATTTCCGTCACCGGCCGGCGCCTGCCGACGGCGATCGGCAGCATCTGCGTGCATGGCGACGGGCCCGACGCCGTGGCCACCGCGGCGCATCTGCACGCGCAGCTCGAACACAAGGGCTACCGCTTGCAGCCGCTGTCCGCGCTGGCCGCGTGAGGCGAGTGGATGACCGGCGAACGGGCTATTGAGCGTACGCGGAGGTCAATGCCTGATGTAGCGCCCCGGGCGCGCCGAGGAGGATTGCAAACAAATAGTTGCTGAAGCCCAGGCAGGTTATTCGCAGTTTGCTATCTATTTTGTAGTGTCGCGAAGGCCTCACGCGCGGCGGCGATGGTTTCGTCGATGTCCTGAGCGCTGTGCGCGGCGCTGACGAAGCCGGCCTCGTACAGCGCCGGCGCGATGTAGATGCCGCGCTCGAGCAGCCCGTGGAACAGCCGGTTGAAGCGCGCCGCGTCGCTCTTCATCACAGCCGTGTAGTTGCGCGGCAGCTCGGGCAGCAGGAAGAAGCCGAACATGCCGCCTTCGCTGTCGGCGCAAAACGCAAGCCCCTGCTCGCCCGCGGCGGCTGCGAGTCCGTCGACCAGCGCGCGGGTGCGGTTCGCCAGCGTTTCGTGGAACCTCGGTTGCTTCAACTGGTGCAGCGTAGCCAGCCCGCAGGCGGTCGCGACCGGATTGCCCGACAGCGTGCCCGCCTGGTACACGGGCCCAAGCGGCGCGAGCTGCTCCATCACGGCGCGGCGGCCGCCGAACGCGGCCAGCGGCATGCCGCCGCCGATCACCTTGCCGAGTACCGTGAGATCCGGCGCGAAGCCGGCGATCTCGCGCGCATACAGGCTTTGCGCGCCGCCGAGCGCGACGCGAAAGCCGGTCATCACCTCGTCGAGGATCAGCAGCGCGCCGTGCTGGCTGCACAGCTCGCGGCAGCGGCGCATGAACGCAGCAGTAGCGCGCACGAAGTTCATGTTGCCGGCGATCGGCTCGATGATCAAGCAGGCGACTTCGCGGCCGTGTTCGGCGAACGCGGCCTCGAGTTGTGCAACGTCGTTGTAGGTGAGCACCAGCGTGTCGCGCGTCACCTCGGGCGGCACGCCGGCGCTGGTCGGGTGGCCGAAGGTCGCCAGGCCAGAGCCGGCCTTCACCAGCAGCGCGTCGGCGTGGCCGTGGTAGCAGCCTTCGAACTTGACGATCTTGGTTCGCGAGGTCGCGCCGCGCGCGAGGCGGATCGCGCTCATCCCCGCTTCGGTGCCCGAGTTCACCAGCCGCAGCATCTCGATCGACGGCATCAACGCGACGATCTGTTCGACCAGCAAGGTTTCGCGCTCGGTCGGCGCGCCGAACGAGAAGCCTTCGCGCGCCGCTTCCAACACCGCCTCGACCACCGCCGGGTGGTTGTGGCCCAGGATCATCGGACCCCAGGAGCCGATGTAGTCGATGAAGCGCTGGCCGTTTTCGTCCCACAGGTAAGCGCCGTGCGCGCGCCGAATGAAGCGCGGCGTGCCGCCGACGGCCTTGAACGCACGCACCGGCGAGTTCACGCCACCGGGAATCACGCGCCGGGCCTGCTCGAACAGGGTCTCGTTGCGGTCAGTGCCTGGTTTCATGGGGAGGCATCGCGAACCCTTGCAGGTCCTCGCTTTCGGTGCTCGGGGTCTCGTCGGCCGTTTCGTCGTCCGCGCCCTGCGCCCAGAACAGGCGATCGGGCAACAGGTTGCCCATGCCGGGACGAAAGCCGCCGTCGAGCGATTGATCGAGGTAGCTCAGCGCCTCGCTGGTGGCTGCGGCCAGATCGCTGCCGGTCGCGATCAACGCGGCCAAGGCCGCCGCGAGCGTGTCGCCCGCGCCACAGAACTGGGCCTCGAAGCGCTCGAATTTCTCGCTGGCGAGCACCGCCTGCGGCGACGCCAGCACGTTGTCGATGTACTGGTCGGCGAGCGCGATGCCGGTGACCAGCGTGTAGCCGACGCCGCTGGCCGCCGCAGCCCGGGCCAGGTCGCGCGCGCCGGGGCGTTCTTCGTCGGTCCAGTCCGGAAGCAGCCAGCGCGACAGCGTGCTGTGGTTTCCGACCAACACCGTGGTCTGGGGCAGCATCAGCTCGCGGAACGCGTCCAGGTACAGGTCGATCTGCGCCTCATCCCACCACGACAGGTCCGGCATGTAGGCGATCAGCGGGACGTCGGCGTAGTCCGACGCGAGGCTCGCGATCGCGGCGAGATTGTCCGGGCTACCGACGAAGCCGACCTCGATCACCTGGACCGGGATGTCCTCGAGCACGGTGCGGGCCTGCTCGGTCACCGCCTCGTCGTCGAACGCAACATGCTCGAACACCTCGGCGCTGTCGCGCACATAGGCGCCGGTCACGACCGGCAGCGCATGCGCGCCGATCGACGCGATCGCGGTGATCGCCGCGGCCAGGCCACCGGCGCCGCTCGGATCGCTCGCGTTGAACACCAGCACGCAGGCAGGCGACGCGGCCGTGCCTTCGACGTCGGGGTCGGCGCTGCTGCTGGAGGGGAGATCTCGCGGCTCGTGCTTGCTCATCGGCCAGATTGCCATGGCCGCGCGCACCGCGGGTTCGGCCATGTCATAAAGTCCCTCGAATCGTTAAAAAGTCCCTAGTTACAATTGTTGCATTCGATGCGTTGGGCCCTTAAGCTGTGAGTGATTCTAAAACGTGGATGTGTTTGATTTGCGGCTGGATTTATGACGAGGCCGCAGGCGATCCCGAGCATGGCGTGGCGCCCGGAACGGCCTGGTCCGATCTGCCGATGAACTGGACTTGCCCCGAATGCGGAGCGCGCAAGGAAGACTTCGAAATGGTGGAAATTTGAAGCGGATCCGCGGCGCGGTTTTCGGCCAGGGTCGTTGAACGAATTTCAGGAGAAACCCCAATGACCTCGAACGGATCGGGCTACAAAGTTCTCGTGATCGATGACAGCAACACGATTCGGCGCAGCGCCGAAATCTTTCTCAAGCAGGGCGGCCACGACGTGGTGCTCGCCGAAGACGGGTTCGATGCGTTGGCCAAGGTCAACGACCATCAGCCGCATCTGATCTTCTGCGACATCCTGATGCCGCGGCTGGACGGCTACCAGACCTGCGCGATCATCAAGCGCAACGCGAAGTTTTCCGGCGTTCCCGTGGTCATGCTCTCGTCCAAGGACGGCGTGTTCGACAAGGCGCGCGGACGCATGGTCGGCTCGCACGACTATCTGACCAAGCCGTTCACGAAAGACCAGCTGCTGCAGGCCGTGCAGCAGTTCGGCGACGCCTGACCTGCGGGAGCCATCGATGCCGGTACAAAAAGTGTTGGTCGTGGACGACTCGAAGACCGAGTTGTTGGCGCTGACGCAGCTACTTCAGAAGAACGGGCTGTCGGTCAAGACCGCCGAAAACGCCGACGAGGCGATGCGTCGGCTGGACCAGGAGAAGCCCGACCTGATTCTGATGGACGTCGTGATGCCGGGCCAGAACGGTTTCCAGCTGACCCGCACGATCAGCCGCAATCCCCTGTACGCCGATGTTCCGATCATCATGTGCACCAGCAAGAACCAGGAAACGGATCGTGTCTGGGGGATGCGCCAGGGTGCGCGCGACTACATCACCAAACCCGTCGACGCGGGCGAACTGATCGCGAAAATCAAGGCGCTGCGCTGAGCCCGATCATGCGCATGGCCAATCGCGAAGCCCTCAGGGAATTCCAGAGCCGCCTGACCGAGCGTCTGAGCGCGGCGCGCAGCACCGGTCTCGCGGCTTCGTGGCTCGCGGTCGAGGCAGCGCAGCGCAATTTCCTGTTTCCGCTCGCCCAGTCCGGCGAGATTTTTCCGTGGACCGGTTCGCAACCGGTGCCCTACACCCGGCGCTGGTTTCTTGGCGTGTCCAACCTGCGTGGTGGGCTCTACGGCATTGTCGATCTCGGCAATTACCTGCAAGAGGCCACTCCGGCCGCCGAACCCGCCCGCGAGCAGGCTCGGTTGGTCGCGCTCAGTCCCGCGCTCAATGTCAGCTGCGCGCTGCTGATCGATCGCCTAATCGGGCTGCGTGGCGTCGACGCATTCGTCGAATCCGCGCCAGCCGCTTCCGATGCGCCTGCATATTTCGGCAGTCGCTATGCCGATGCCCAGGGCCTGCACTGGCAGGAAATCAACTTGCAACTGCTGTCGCAGCAGCCTCAATTTTTGAGTATCGGCGCCTGACTGCGCCCACCGGTCCGATCCCCACCATCATGCTTGCCGCCGACTTCATCAAACGCTTTCATCTGAGCCACGCGGTATCGCCGGTCGATCCCGCGTTCGCCGCAGACCCGGTCGATGTCGATCTGCGCGAACCCGGAGCCGCGCCGCGCGACAGCGGTCTGCGCTCCGTGTTGCCCGCGATGCAGCCCGACGCAGCACCCAACGCGCGGCCGACGGCAGGGGCATCGACGCCGTTGCCCGCCGAGCACGATTTGCCGGACGCGTCGGGACGCCGATCCGCAACTTCGTTCCAGCGTCTGCTCGGCGGGTTGATGGTGATTGCGCTGGTCGTGTGCCTGGTCGCGGCGATCGCGGCGCTGCGCGACGCCGATGCCGTGGCGCGGCAGCTCGCAGGCAGCAGCCTGGTCATGCTCGCAACGCTGGTGCTGTCCGCGCTGGTCGTGCTGGGTTGCGCGGCCGGCCTGGCCTGGGTGCAGCAGCGTGACAGCCGCCAGAATCAGGGAGTGGCCGATCAACAGCGGCTGGAAGCCGAGCGCCAGGAACAAGAGGCCAAGCGCGTAAACGACGCGAATCAGGCGGCGATCTTGCGCCTGATGAACGAGTTGCAGGCGGTGGCCGAGGGCGATCTCACCCAGGCCGCCACGGTCACCGAAGACATCACCGGCGCGATCGCCGACTCGGTGAATTACACGATCGAGGAACTGCGATTGCTCGTCGGCAACGTTCAGACCGCGGCCTCGCGGGTCGCGCAGACCACGACGCGGGTGGAGAGCACCTCCTCCGAACTGATGGCCAATTCCAGCGCGCAGTTGCGCGAGATCCGCCAGACCGGGCAGTCCGTGCTCGACATGGCCGGGCGCATCAACCAGGTTTCGACGCAGGCGCAGGAGTCGGCTTCGGTCGCGGGCCAGTCGTTGGCGGCGGCGGAATCGGGCCTGAAGGCGGTGCAGAACGCGATCGGGGGCATGAACGCGATTCGCGACCAGATCCAAGAGACATCCAAGCGGATCAAGCGCCTGGGTGAATCGTCGCAGGAGATCGGCGAAATCACCGAACTCATTTCCGACATCACCGAACAGACCAACGTACTCGCGTTGAACGCGGCGATCCAGGCCGCGTCGGCTGGCGAAGCCGGGCGCGGCTTCTCGGTCGTCGCCGAGGAGGTGCAGCGGCTGGCCGAGCGGTCCGCGGACGCGACGCGCCAGATTTCCGCGCTGGTCAAGGCGATCCAGACCGACACCCAGGACGCGGTGGCCGCGATGGAGCGCTCCACCCGCGACGTGGTGGAGGGCGCCAGGCTGTCCGACCGCGCTGGCACCGCGCTGACCGAGATCGATCAGGTGTCGCGCCGGCTGGCGAACCTGATTGCGCAGATCTCGCAGACCGCGACACAGGAGGCCACGTCGGCCAACGTCGTGGCCGGCAATATCCAACATATCTTCGCAGTGACCGAGCAGACGGGCGAAGGCACGCGCTCCACCGCGCAGCAGGTGCGCGAGCTCTCGCGCATCGCCGAGGAACTGCGGCTCTCCGTCTCGCGTTTCAAGATCAGCTGATCCGGGTATCGCATTCACCCGCCGTCGCCCGAATCAAAGCCATGGATCAGAACCAAGCCAGTCTCGTGACCCTCGACATTACGGACCCTGCCGTCACCGATTCGGCGGGCCGCGACCTCGGGCCATTGGCCTGGGTGCTCGAGGAGATTCGAAAGTCGCTCGATCATGCGACGAAGTCGCTCAAGCGTTTCGCGCGCGAGGTCGAGGCTGCACGCGGCTCGAACGTTGCCGACGTCGACACCAGCCAGTTGCGCATAGCGCGCCAGCAATTGCACCAGTCCGCAGGCGCGATGGAGATGGTCGATCTCGGCGCACCGGCGCGCATGCTGCATGCGATGGAAGCAGTGGTGCAGCGCTACTTCCAGCACCCGGAGCAATGCAACGAGGACGCGGTCGTCAAGGTCGAGCGCGGCGGTTTTGCGCTGATTGAATACCTGCAGGCCGTGCTTGCCCGCCGCTTGGTGTCGTCGGTCGCGCTGTTCCCGCAGTACCGCGACGTACAGATGCTGGCTGGAGCCGATCGCATTCATCCGGCTGATCTCTGGTCGATGCATTGGCAGTGGATCGACCCCGCGCTCGATCTGGCGCCGCCGCCGCGCGGCTACGACGCGCAAGCCCGCAATGAGCTCGACGAAGCGGTGCTGAAGATCATGAAGAACGGGGACGCCGGTGCCGCGGCGCACCTAAGCGACCTCTGCCTGGGGTTCGCGGCGGCGCAGACCGTGCTGCAGCCGGCAGCGTTCTGGAAGATCTGCGCCGCCTACTTCGAGGCGCTGGCGTCGCGCTCGATCGCGATCGACGTCTATGTCAAGCGGGCGACTTCTCGCGTGCTGTTGCAGTGCTCGACGCTGGCACGCGGCGACCAGGACGTGTCGGAGCGGCTCGCGCAGGATCTGCTGTTCTTCTGCGCGCAGGCGCGGCCGCCGCAGAATCCAGCCCGATCTGCGCTGGCTGCGGTGCGCCGTGTCTACGCCTTGGCGCGCTTTGCGCCGGTCGATTACGAGGCGCGTCAATTCGGCCTGCACGACCCGGCGCTGCTGCTGCAGGCGCGCAAACGCATCGAGGCCGCGAAGGAGAGCTGGTCCGCGCTGTCGGGCGGCGATCGCGGCAAGCTGCGCAACGTGGCGGACCAGTTCCATCTGGTCGGCGAGTCGCTGCTGAAACTGCACCCGGTCAGCGAGCCCTTGGCGCAGGCGCTGGCCGGCGCCGCGGACGCGGTGGCGCGCTCGGGCCGTCCCCCGGTGACTGGGCTGGCGATGGAGGTCGCGACCGCGATCCTGTATCTTGAAGCGGCGTTCGAGGACATGGATCTGGGGGAGCGGGAGCTCGGTGCCAGAACCCACCAGTTGGCGACCCGGATCGAGCGCGTGCGCGGCGGCAGCGAACCCGAGCCGCTCGAACTGTGGATGGAGGAACTGTACCGGCGCGTCAGCGATCGCCACACCATGGGGACGGTTGTCGGCGAACTGCGCACCGCGATGTCGGAGCTCGAGCGCACGCTCGACCAGTATTTTCGTAATCCGCGCGAAAACAAGGTCCTGCGTGACGCGCCGGGGCAGTTTGCGCAGATGCGTGGCGTGTTGTCGGTGCTGGGATTGGAGCAGGCGGCACAGGCGGTGCTGCACATGCGAGACACCGTCGAGCAACTGCTGTTGAGGAAGGTCGACGCGGCCGAGGCCCGGGATGCCGGTACCTTCGAGAAGCTGGGCAACAACCTGGGCGCGCTCGGTTTTCTCATCGACATGCTGAACTATCAGCCGGCGCTGGCGAAAAAGCTGTTCGTCTATGACGAGGCAGCGGGGGAACTCAGGCCGGTCATGGGCCGCTCCGCACCGGCCGCGGAATCGGCTGCGGTGCCCAGCAGCGACCAGCTGATTTCGCAGGAACTGCGATCCGTGGTCGGCGATGGCGTACCGGACGTGACGGACACAACACTTCCTGCGCGGCTCGATACGCTGGCAGCGCGCGCGGCGCTTGCCGAGCAACCGGGCCTGGCCCAGTCGGCACGCGAAGCGGCGGCGGCGTTGTCGGCACAGGACAGCGGCGCGGCCGCCGATGCCATGGCGCATCTTGCGGCGGCCGCCGCGGCCCCGGTCGAGCAGGCGCCACCCGCGCCGGAGCCGATCGTCGAGGAGGACGACCTGCAGGGCATCTTCCTCGAAGAGGCGCGGGAAGTCATGCAAAGCGGCGAGGAAGCGGTTGCCGCGCTCGGTATTGACGGCCGCGATCTGGACCAGCTGACCACGCTGCGGCGGGCGTTCCATACGCTCAAGGGCAGTTCGCGCATGGTCGGACTCGGCGAGTTCGGCGAAGCGGCCTGGGCCATGGAGCAGTTGCTCAATACGCGGCTGGCGGACCAGACGCCCGCCGACGAGGCGCTGTGTGCCCTGTCGCGCGACATGCTGGGCGGCTTCGGCCAGTGGGTGCAGGCGATTGCCGACCATCGC
This genomic interval from Burkholderiaceae bacterium contains the following:
- a CDS encoding Rubredoxin — its product is MICGWIYDEAAGDPEHGVAPGTAWSDLPMNWTCPECGARKEDFEMVEI
- a CDS encoding Lactam utilization protein LamB, with translation MPQTVNLNADLGESFGAWTMGSDRELLRSVNSANVACGFHAGDPLVMRNTLRLAKAAGVSVGAHPSFPDLQGFGRRRMQLDPAELEAVLIYQIAALDGMARTEGLRIGHVKAHGALSNMACADPALARTVARAVAAYDARLILLAPALSCLCSAGREAGLAVAEEIFADRAYLDDGQLVPRSRPDAMIHGAAQSLAHVEAMLAEQAIISVTGRRLPTAIGSICVHGDGPDAVATAAHLHAQLEHKGYRLQPLSALAA
- a CDS encoding twitching motility protein PilG, whose amino-acid sequence is MTSNGSGYKVLVIDDSNTIRRSAEIFLKQGGHDVVLAEDGFDALAKVNDHQPHLIFCDILMPRLDGYQTCAIIKRNAKFSGVPVVMLSSKDGVFDKARGRMVGSHDYLTKPFTKDQLLQAVQQFGDA
- a CDS encoding Glutamate-1-semialdehyde 2,1-aminomutase, with the protein product MKPGTDRNETLFEQARRVIPGGVNSPVRAFKAVGGTPRFIRRAHGAYLWDENGQRFIDYIGSWGPMILGHNHPAVVEAVLEAAREGFSFGAPTERETLLVEQIVALMPSIEMLRLVNSGTEAGMSAIRLARGATSRTKIVKFEGCYHGHADALLVKAGSGLATFGHPTSAGVPPEVTRDTLVLTYNDVAQLEAAFAEHGREVACLIIEPIAGNMNFVRATAAFMRRCRELCSQHGALLILDEVMTGFRVALGGAQSLYAREIAGFAPDLTVLGKVIGGGMPLAAFGGRRAVMEQLAPLGPVYQAGTLSGNPVATACGLATLHQLKQPRFHETLANRTRALVDGLAAAAGEQGLAFCADSEGGMFGFFLLPELPRNYTAVMKSDAARFNRLFHGLLERGIYIAPALYEAGFVSAAHSAQDIDETIAAAREAFATLQNR
- a CDS encoding Hydroxymethylpyrimidine phosphate kinase ThiD: MAEPAVRAAMAIWPMSKHEPRDLPSSSSADPDVEGTAASPACVLVFNASDPSGAGGLAAAITAIASIGAHALPVVTGAYVRDSAEVFEHVAFDDEAVTEQARTVLEDIPVQVIEVGFVGSPDNLAAIASLASDYADVPLIAYMPDLSWWDEAQIDLYLDAFRELMLPQTTVLVGNHSTLSRWLLPDWTDEERPGARDLARAAAASGVGYTLVTGIALADQYIDNVLASPQAVLASEKFERFEAQFCGAGDTLAAALAALIATGSDLAAATSEALSYLDQSLDGGFRPGMGNLLPDRLFWAQGADDETADETPSTESEDLQGFAMPPHETRH
- a CDS encoding twitching motility protein PilJ, giving the protein MLAADFIKRFHLSHAVSPVDPAFAADPVDVDLREPGAAPRDSGLRSVLPAMQPDAAPNARPTAGASTPLPAEHDLPDASGRRSATSFQRLLGGLMVIALVVCLVAAIAALRDADAVARQLAGSSLVMLATLVLSALVVLGCAAGLAWVQQRDSRQNQGVADQQRLEAERQEQEAKRVNDANQAAILRLMNELQAVAEGDLTQAATVTEDITGAIADSVNYTIEELRLLVGNVQTAASRVAQTTTRVESTSSELMANSSAQLREIRQTGQSVLDMAGRINQVSTQAQESASVAGQSLAAAESGLKAVQNAIGGMNAIRDQIQETSKRIKRLGESSQEIGEITELISDITEQTNVLALNAAIQAASAGEAGRGFSVVAEEVQRLAERSADATRQISALVKAIQTDTQDAVAAMERSTRDVVEGARLSDRAGTALTEIDQVSRRLANLIAQISQTATQEATSANVVAGNIQHIFAVTEQTGEGTRSTAQQVRELSRIAEELRLSVSRFKIS
- a CDS encoding type IV pili signal transduction protein PilI, which gives rise to MRMANREALREFQSRLTERLSAARSTGLAASWLAVEAAQRNFLFPLAQSGEIFPWTGSQPVPYTRRWFLGVSNLRGGLYGIVDLGNYLQEATPAAEPAREQARLVALSPALNVSCALLIDRLIGLRGVDAFVESAPAASDAPAYFGSRYADAQGLHWQEINLQLLSQQPQFLSIGA
- a CDS encoding twitching motility protein PilH; translated protein: MPVQKVLVVDDSKTELLALTQLLQKNGLSVKTAENADEAMRRLDQEKPDLILMDVVMPGQNGFQLTRTISRNPLYADVPIIMCTSKNQETDRVWGMRQGARDYITKPVDAGELIAKIKALR